CAGCGTAGTCTACCAACCTACCTTGCCGGCTGTACTCTGACAGCTTCTCAATGTCAGAAGGCAGGTCCGGGTATCGTTCCAGCTGTGCCTGGAATACTTCATAGGTGGCAGTAGCATCGGCCACTGCCGAGTGGGCATTCTCCAGCTCTTTCCCAAGGTAGAACTTTGAAGCCGCGGCCAGGGTACGTTCCTCCTTCTTGTGGAAAATGACCTGAGCATCGATGAACCGTGCAGCTGGATCCGGAAAGTCATATCCCTCCCGCAGCATGTGTTCAACCAGCATGGGGATATCGAACCGGTTCCCGTTGAAGGTGAGGAAGTCGCACCCGGACAAGGCGCTCATGATCTTCGGTGCGATCTCCGGGAAGGTTGGGCAACCAGCCACCATCTCATCGGTAATTCCGTGAATGGCGGTGGCTTCCGGTTTGATAGGAATGATTGGGTTGATCCGGATGGATCCGGCTTGGCGCCTTCCGTCTGGAAAAATCTTCAGGATGGCGATTTCCACCGGGGTGTCATTCATCCGATCGGTGCCGGTTGTTTCGAGGTCTATCACGGCCAGTGGCCGGGTGAGTGTGAGTTTCATTGGTTCATGCCTTTGCTGTTTGTGATGATCAGGTCGTACTCCGGGTATTTTGCCCGGAAGAGTTTTGCTTTCAGTTTGAATTCCTTCGTTTCATAGCCCTTGAAATCTTCCGCGATTAACCGGCCGGCCTTCCGGTAAGTGAAATCCACCCGATAGGTCACCGCTCTATCCTGAGCCGTTTTCTCAACCAGGGTGAAGGATACCTGCCGGTCGAGCTGATCGATTAACCCTGCCCTTTCCTGCAACCTGAGGGCACCCCACCGACGGGCTTCTCCCTTCGAATCGAACCGGATTCCATCGATTACCACCGGGATATTGCGATATTTCCTCATGGGCACTTTCGGGAATTTCATTTTCGCC
The sequence above is a segment of the Bacteroidota bacterium genome. Coding sequences within it:
- a CDS encoding 3'-5' exonuclease, translated to MKLTLTRPLAVIDLETTGTDRMNDTPVEIAILKIFPDGRRQAGSIRINPIIPIKPEATAIHGITDEMVAGCPTFPEIAPKIMSALSGCDFLTFNGNRFDIPMLVEHMLREGYDFPDPAARFIDAQVIFHKKEERTLAAASKFYLGKELENAHSAVADATATYEVFQAQLERYPDLPSDIEKLSEYSRQGRLVDYAGHLIRDSQNRVIFNFGKHKDKPVTENLDYAKWMLESNFPLDTKRKLKQIIDQVEVPMFAR
- a CDS encoding DUF1064 domain-containing protein, whose amino-acid sequence is MRKYRNIPVVIDGIRFDSKGEARRWGALRLQERAGLIDQLDRQVSFTLVEKTAQDRAVTYRVDFTYRKAGRLIAEDFKGYETKEFKLKAKLFRAKYPEYDLIITNSKGMNQ